The Verrucomicrobiia bacterium genome includes a window with the following:
- a CDS encoding glycoside hydrolase family 13, whose amino-acid sequence MDTVLDTLSATHYSAKEMVKPISFYCAAPEGKAVFLMGDFNDWNPRSHPMQRREGGWWFLQVPLSHGHRQYLFLVDGAPTLDPHATGVAGNSRYARVSVTAVS is encoded by the coding sequence ATGGATACAGTTTTAGATACACTTTCGGCTACCCACTATTCCGCCAAGGAGATGGTGAAGCCGATCAGTTTTTATTGCGCCGCCCCCGAGGGGAAGGCCGTTTTTCTCATGGGCGATTTTAATGATTGGAATCCAAGGTCCCACCCCATGCAACGACGCGAGGGCGGTTGGTGGTTTCTCCAGGTGCCCTTAAGCCATGGGCATCGCCAATATCTCTTTCTTGTGGACGGCGCCCCCACCCTCGATCCGCATGCAACCGGCGTCGCTGGGAATTCGCGCTATGCCAGGGTGTCTGTGACTGCCGTAAGCTGA